The Anaeromicrobium sediminis genome includes the window TTTGTGTATTATCAACTGGTTTCCCATGCTTAAAGCCTAATAGAGACCCAATTTGCTCTGCATTCCCACAGCTTTTCCCAGATAATATAAACAACCATTGTAAACCTTGTAGACCTCGTGCTACTGCAGAATCTGTTGATGAAGAACCCATCTAACAAAGAAAACCTTCTTTAGAAAAACTAAAGAAGGTTTTTTAATGATCTTATGGAACCCTTAAACTTAATTGCAGAATTCATTACTATGTTTTTATATTCACTAACACGATTATCTATTTTTTCCGAAACCACTTCCCCTACTAACCTGCCCATTTCAAAAGCATCATGTGTTATGGTTGTTATCTGAGGGTGTATTAACTGAGGTACACTTAGTTCTCCAAAGGACCCTAAGGATATGTCCCTTGGTATATTTAGATTCATTTCTTTAATGGCTATTATAGCTCCTTCTGCCATTTTATTGTTAGTTGCAAAAATCATTGTAGGTAAGTTCTTCCTATTTTTAATTATCATATTTTTAACTTCCTTATACGATTTCTCCATAATAAAATCACCACATACAGAATATTTAGGGTTAAATGGAATATCATAGTCTTCTAAAGCCTTTCTGAAGGCTTCATACCTTTCTCTTGCAGTACTTACTCTCATAAGACCATTTATTATTCCTATCTTTTTATGTCCTCTTTTTATGGCATATTCAATAAGCTTATAACTTGCTTCAAAATTATCTATA containing:
- a CDS encoding LacI family DNA-binding transcriptional regulator; amino-acid sequence: MITIKDVAKKAGVSIATVSRVMNGNYPVSDKTKKKVMDAIRELGYRPNAIARSLKVNRTYMIGMVVPDISNPYYMEIAKGVERVVSKLGYNLIFCSSNENTEREMDLLNALNEKRVEYILLIPTINDSYRINGLLKKGMKIVLIDRHLPFVETDSIVIDNFEASYKLIEYAIKRGHKKIGIINGLMRVSTARERYEAFRKALEDYDIPFNPKYSVCGDFIMEKSYKEVKNMIIKNRKNLPTMIFATNNKMAEGAIIAIKEMNLNIPRDISLGSFGELSVPQLIHPQITTITHDAFEMGRLVGEVVSEKIDNRVSEYKNIVMNSAIKFKGSIRSLKNLL